The Metabacillus schmidteae genome includes a region encoding these proteins:
- a CDS encoding pectinesterase family protein codes for MRNIVVCKEGNGDFLRIQDAVDSVRVLPLEPVTIFIKAGKYEENVVIPDNKPDISLIGEDVENTIITNHLYAEMTDSNHKKLGTFRTPVVTIQADNIQLENITIENTAGYGEEIGQALALYVSGDRGIYHHVRLLGNQDTLYSSRGRQYFSHCYIEGHVDFIFGSGTVVFQHCEIHSLRDGYITASSAPKESAYGFIFFDCKLTGRANDNTVYLGRPWRPYAQTSFIRTWMGSHIKREGWDNWSDKENEITSRYYEAASTGPGGEMEHRVKWSTLLSERDFADLTIEKIFESSDNWVPTLKK; via the coding sequence ATGAGAAATATAGTTGTTTGTAAAGAAGGTAATGGAGACTTTCTACGTATTCAGGATGCGGTCGATTCAGTTCGTGTTCTTCCTCTTGAACCTGTCACCATTTTTATTAAGGCAGGTAAATATGAAGAAAACGTTGTAATTCCTGACAATAAACCAGATATTTCTTTAATAGGGGAAGATGTTGAGAACACAATTATTACAAATCATTTATATGCGGAAATGACTGACTCTAATCATAAGAAGCTTGGAACATTTCGTACACCAGTTGTTACCATACAGGCAGATAATATTCAACTTGAAAACATAACAATTGAAAATACAGCAGGTTATGGAGAGGAAATTGGGCAAGCACTAGCGCTTTATGTATCCGGTGATCGCGGTATCTACCATCATGTTCGATTACTAGGTAATCAAGATACTCTTTACTCAAGTCGCGGTCGGCAATATTTTTCACATTGCTATATTGAAGGTCATGTTGATTTTATTTTCGGCTCTGGCACAGTCGTTTTTCAACATTGTGAAATTCATAGTTTACGTGATGGATACATAACAGCTTCTTCCGCACCAAAGGAATCAGCATATGGCTTTATCTTTTTTGATTGTAAATTAACCGGCAGGGCAAATGACAATACTGTATATTTAGGAAGACCGTGGCGCCCTTATGCGCAAACCAGCTTTATTCGAACATGGATGGGGTCTCATATTAAACGCGAAGGCTGGGACAACTGGAGCGACAAAGAAAACGAAATAACCTCAAGATACTATGAAGCAGCGAGTACTGGACCTGGTGGTGAAATGGAACATCGAGTAAAGTGGTCAACACTTTTATCAGAACGTGATTTTGCGGATTTGACGATTGAAAAGATATTTGAGAGCTCTGACAATTGGGTTCCAACCTTAAAAAAATAG
- a CDS encoding metal ABC transporter solute-binding protein, Zn/Mn family, producing MRKKWMFLFGLLIVFTLAACGVENENNSGEQKSASTEPTKIFTTVYPLQFFAEQIAGEEAEVESILPPGSDPHTYEPTSKDVMAIAEADAFIMNGAGLEAYAEKIAEAVEAEDVTVVEASEGIELSEGSHDHDHGHDHDHGDYDPHVWLDPTRSIELSEDIKDLLVEMKPEKEKLFNENFETLKTDLEALDQEFSAELKAATGNHFIVSHAAYGYWEEAYGIHQIAVTGLSPTQEPSQKELQTLVETAKEYGLKHVFFEQNITTKITEVVRDEIGAETLRLHNLSVLTDEDIKKDEDYFTLMRHNLKQLLTALEDAPAIEPEVHDHDHSHELDEEAQKIYDGYFEDDQIKDRDLSDWEGDWQSVYPYLLDGTLDEVFAHKAEDGDKTEEEYKDYYTIGYKTGVDRIIIEGDTFTFFEDGEKSSGSYIYDGYEILNYEAGNRGVRYVFKLADEHEGKMPSYIQFSDHSIAPTDSYHYHLYWGDDREALLEEVINWPTYYPSDLSGEEIAHEMIMH from the coding sequence ATGAGGAAAAAATGGATGTTTTTATTTGGTTTATTAATTGTCTTTACCCTTGCTGCATGTGGAGTAGAAAATGAGAATAATAGTGGAGAACAGAAATCGGCATCAACTGAACCGACGAAAATTTTCACTACGGTTTATCCCCTGCAATTTTTTGCAGAACAGATTGCAGGGGAAGAAGCTGAAGTTGAATCAATCCTGCCACCAGGGTCAGACCCCCATACATATGAGCCCACTTCTAAAGACGTAATGGCTATTGCTGAAGCGGATGCGTTTATAATGAATGGCGCGGGGCTGGAGGCCTATGCTGAAAAAATCGCTGAAGCTGTAGAGGCTGAAGATGTGACAGTTGTTGAAGCATCTGAAGGGATTGAGCTCAGTGAAGGTTCCCATGACCACGATCACGGACATGATCATGACCACGGAGATTATGACCCCCACGTATGGCTGGATCCAACCCGCTCCATTGAATTATCAGAGGATATTAAAGATTTATTAGTAGAAATGAAACCTGAAAAAGAGAAATTATTTAATGAAAACTTTGAAACTCTCAAGACTGACCTTGAAGCGCTAGATCAAGAGTTTTCCGCTGAATTGAAAGCAGCTACAGGCAATCATTTTATCGTCTCTCATGCGGCATATGGCTATTGGGAAGAAGCTTACGGTATACACCAGATTGCTGTTACCGGTTTGAGCCCTACGCAGGAACCGTCTCAGAAAGAACTACAGACACTTGTAGAGACTGCTAAAGAATACGGATTAAAACACGTCTTTTTTGAACAGAACATTACGACGAAAATAACTGAAGTCGTGAGGGATGAAATAGGTGCAGAAACGCTAAGGCTGCATAACCTGTCTGTACTGACAGATGAAGATATTAAAAAAGATGAAGATTATTTTACACTGATGAGACATAACCTGAAACAGCTGCTTACAGCATTGGAAGATGCACCTGCTATAGAACCCGAAGTACACGACCATGATCACAGCCATGAATTAGATGAAGAAGCTCAGAAGATTTATGATGGTTACTTTGAAGATGATCAAATTAAAGACCGGGACTTATCTGACTGGGAAGGTGACTGGCAATCCGTTTACCCTTATTTACTGGATGGTACCCTCGATGAAGTATTTGCTCACAAAGCAGAAGACGGAGACAAGACTGAAGAAGAATATAAAGATTACTATACAATAGGATATAAAACAGGCGTGGACCGTATCATTATTGAAGGAGATACATTCACATTCTTTGAAGATGGAGAAAAATCGTCTGGAAGTTATATCTATGACGGCTATGAAATTCTAAACTATGAAGCTGGAAACCGTGGTGTGCGCTATGTCTTCAAACTTGCTGACGAGCATGAAGGAAAGATGCCAAGCTATATCCAATTTAGTGATCACAGTATTGCCCCAACCGATTCATATCACTATCACTTGTATTGGGGTGATGACCGGGAAGCGTTGCTAGAGGAAGTCATTAACTGGCCAACCTATTACCCTTCTGACCTTAGCGGTGAGGAAATCGCTCATGAAATGATAATGCATTAA
- a CDS encoding alpha/beta hydrolase, producing the protein MTNSLWTESVPFLSSEDTFSPTITPYLIDGKEKHGAIIIFPGGGYQHRAHHEGEPVAKWFNTLGISAFVLNYRVSPSRHPASLADAKRAIRYVRHYAEKWSIDPQKIGILGFSAGGHLASMASTQLLEECYESTDVIDKESCRPNLAILCYPVISFTQDYHEGSVNNLLGNKPSEQLRVSLSSENNVTADTPPTFLWHTADDEPVPVENSLLYAQALSKNKIPFEMHIFPNGRHGLGLAGDDPVVGKWTELCESWLNQQGFTIK; encoded by the coding sequence ATGACAAATTCATTATGGACAGAAAGTGTACCATTTCTTAGTTCTGAAGATACATTTTCTCCAACAATTACCCCCTACCTTATCGATGGTAAGGAAAAGCATGGGGCTATTATCATTTTTCCAGGTGGTGGTTATCAGCATCGTGCACATCATGAAGGTGAACCGGTCGCAAAATGGTTCAACACCTTAGGTATATCAGCGTTTGTGTTAAACTATCGCGTATCACCTTCGAGACACCCTGCTTCATTAGCAGATGCCAAGCGTGCGATTCGCTATGTTCGCCATTATGCAGAAAAATGGTCTATTGATCCACAGAAAATTGGAATATTAGGATTTTCGGCAGGTGGACATCTAGCGTCAATGGCTTCCACTCAACTTTTGGAGGAATGCTACGAATCTACTGATGTAATTGATAAGGAAAGCTGCAGGCCAAATTTAGCAATCCTCTGTTATCCTGTCATTTCTTTTACACAAGATTATCACGAGGGCTCTGTTAACAATTTACTGGGAAATAAACCATCTGAACAACTTCGTGTATCATTATCTAGTGAAAATAATGTTACGGCTGATACACCGCCGACTTTTCTCTGGCACACAGCTGATGATGAACCTGTTCCTGTTGAAAACAGTTTGCTCTATGCACAGGCATTAAGTAAAAATAAGATTCCCTTTGAAATGCATATTTTTCCGAATGGACGTCATGGGTTAGGTCTTGCTGGAGATGATCCTGTTGTGGGGAAATGGACAGAATTGTGTGAAAGCTGGTTGAACCAGCAAGGGTTTACTATTAAATAA
- a CDS encoding extracellular solute-binding protein — MKKKKLAKIIGVNVLVASQILLAACSNNNEQASGDSEKYDPESKVEVNWTAILHTPSPPTDVVLKEIEEATNSTINFNWVPDASKEERITAALASGELSDIISLTMLTNSSVRQSLKTGMFWDVEKYLDDYDNLKLISEDIRTAASIDGKLYGVPFQKDLARSGLLLRKDWLDNLGLEVPKTLDELYEVARAFTEDDPDGNGKDDTVAFGDRSELRYGSFKTLSSYFGTPNGWKVEEDGTFTPEFETQAYKDTMNYSRKLYENGYLDQDFAVTAKTDQQQKFAQGKTGIYTGLVDIKNLKTMAEGIQDEMEIVPINKMESPDGENHIWSENSGVGGLMAFPKSEVKTEAELKRLLQFVNDMIDEEVFMLMTGGIEGTHYETDENGAFTILDTDLWQKDVQPFSSSRPSEITHSLVDADPNKQLVNELIKENAEFAVLDPTVPLDSQTANERGTELEKIIIDATIKYIMGELDEKGFDDAVEKWKQSGGDSMAKEYEEAYKKAQG, encoded by the coding sequence ATGAAAAAGAAAAAACTTGCCAAAATAATTGGGGTAAATGTATTAGTTGCATCACAAATTCTTCTTGCTGCTTGTTCCAATAATAATGAACAAGCAAGTGGAGATTCTGAAAAGTATGATCCTGAATCAAAAGTTGAAGTGAACTGGACAGCGATCCTGCACACGCCATCTCCACCAACAGATGTCGTATTAAAAGAAATTGAAGAAGCGACAAATTCGACGATCAATTTTAATTGGGTACCTGATGCTTCAAAAGAAGAAAGAATTACAGCTGCACTTGCCTCAGGAGAACTATCTGACATTATTTCATTAACAATGCTGACAAATTCTTCAGTAAGACAATCATTAAAAACCGGTATGTTTTGGGATGTGGAAAAGTACTTAGATGATTATGATAATTTGAAACTCATTTCTGAAGATATTAGAACAGCTGCATCTATCGATGGAAAATTATATGGTGTACCATTTCAAAAAGATTTAGCTCGTTCCGGACTATTGCTTCGTAAGGATTGGTTAGACAATTTAGGTTTAGAAGTTCCAAAAACATTAGATGAATTATATGAGGTTGCAAGAGCATTTACAGAAGATGATCCAGACGGTAATGGCAAAGATGATACAGTTGCCTTTGGTGATCGAAGTGAACTTAGATACGGCAGCTTTAAAACGTTAAGCTCCTACTTTGGAACACCAAATGGATGGAAGGTTGAAGAAGATGGTACTTTTACACCGGAATTCGAGACACAAGCATATAAAGATACAATGAACTATTCAAGAAAGTTATACGAGAATGGCTACTTGGATCAGGATTTTGCGGTAACAGCTAAAACAGATCAACAACAAAAATTCGCACAAGGTAAAACAGGGATTTATACCGGTTTGGTTGATATTAAAAATTTAAAAACGATGGCAGAGGGTATCCAGGATGAAATGGAGATCGTGCCAATCAATAAAATGGAAAGCCCTGATGGAGAAAATCATATTTGGTCTGAAAATAGCGGTGTAGGGGGATTAATGGCATTCCCTAAATCAGAAGTGAAAACAGAAGCAGAGTTAAAGCGCTTACTGCAATTTGTTAATGACATGATTGATGAAGAAGTGTTTATGCTCATGACAGGCGGTATTGAAGGAACTCACTATGAAACAGATGAAAATGGTGCATTTACGATTTTAGACACTGACTTATGGCAAAAAGACGTACAACCATTTTCCAGCTCAAGACCAAGTGAAATTACCCACTCTTTAGTTGATGCTGATCCTAATAAGCAATTGGTCAATGAATTAATAAAAGAAAATGCTGAATTTGCCGTTCTGGATCCTACTGTTCCACTTGATTCACAGACAGCAAATGAAAGAGGAACAGAATTAGAGAAAATTATCATTGATGCAACGATTAAATACATCATGGGAGAACTGGATGAAAAAGGCTTTGATGATGCTGTAGAGAAGTGGAAACAGTCCGGCGGAGATTCAATGGCAAAAGAATATGAAGAGGCTTATAAGAAAGCACAAGGATGA
- a CDS encoding glycoside hydrolase family 28 protein, whose protein sequence is MIPTSTTNLHDITQYGAIGDGKTVNTKMISAAIQACEEAGGGTVYVPAGRFLTGAIILKSNMNLYLEAGSTLLFSTDVNEYPVVHSRWEGVKRDVYASCIYAENAENISVTGYGTLDGNGAFWWDLFRRKEHRYPRPKLVSFDSCRHILISGVKMIQSPSWTVNPICCEDVTIHNLTIVNPSDSPNTDGIDPESCRNVRISDCHIDVGDDCIAIKAGTEDTKKRVPCENITITNCTMIHGHGGVVLGSEMSGDIRNVTVSNCVFEGTDRGIRLKSRRGRGGVIEDIRVSNIVMKNVICPFIANLYYFCGPRGKEKYVWDKNPYPVTDETPAFRRIHFSNITAREVSAAAGFLYGLPEMYVEDVTFDHVTVDMAENAEPGMPAMMSELEPMKQRGFYCGNVRGVNFHRVTVSNNEGPAFYVENGEDIEFNQCKQKTSSEGSMIELKNVTCK, encoded by the coding sequence ATGATTCCAACAAGTACAACCAACCTGCATGATATTACACAATATGGAGCCATAGGGGATGGAAAGACTGTTAATACGAAGATGATTTCCGCGGCCATTCAAGCATGTGAGGAAGCTGGGGGAGGAACGGTTTATGTCCCTGCTGGTCGATTTCTAACAGGAGCGATTATATTAAAAAGCAATATGAATCTTTATTTAGAAGCAGGATCCACTCTTTTATTTAGTACTGATGTAAATGAATATCCAGTTGTCCACTCTAGGTGGGAAGGGGTTAAAAGGGACGTATATGCATCTTGTATCTATGCAGAGAACGCTGAAAACATATCTGTAACAGGATATGGGACATTGGATGGTAATGGTGCATTTTGGTGGGATCTTTTTAGACGAAAAGAACACAGATACCCTCGTCCAAAACTGGTAAGCTTTGATTCCTGCAGGCATATTCTCATTTCAGGAGTGAAAATGATTCAATCTCCCAGCTGGACGGTAAATCCCATTTGCTGTGAAGATGTCACCATTCATAATCTCACCATTGTAAACCCCAGCGATTCTCCGAATACAGATGGCATTGATCCAGAGTCGTGCCGAAATGTTAGAATATCAGATTGCCATATTGATGTCGGTGATGATTGTATTGCCATTAAAGCGGGAACAGAGGATACAAAAAAGCGTGTACCTTGCGAAAATATTACCATTACAAACTGTACAATGATCCATGGACATGGCGGGGTTGTCCTTGGAAGCGAAATGAGCGGTGATATTCGAAACGTTACAGTGAGTAATTGTGTATTTGAAGGAACAGACCGAGGAATTCGGTTAAAATCAAGACGAGGACGCGGCGGTGTGATTGAAGACATTCGTGTAAGCAACATTGTGATGAAAAATGTTATTTGTCCGTTTATTGCAAACCTCTATTATTTCTGTGGACCACGTGGAAAAGAAAAATATGTATGGGATAAAAACCCCTATCCTGTAACAGATGAAACACCTGCTTTTAGAAGGATTCATTTTTCAAATATAACGGCAAGAGAAGTAAGTGCAGCTGCAGGATTTTTATACGGCTTGCCTGAGATGTATGTAGAAGATGTGACATTTGATCATGTAACAGTCGATATGGCTGAAAATGCAGAACCAGGTATGCCTGCCATGATGTCAGAATTAGAGCCAATGAAACAACGCGGCTTCTACTGCGGCAACGTCAGAGGTGTGAATTTTCATAGAGTAACAGTCAGTAACAATGAAGGTCCCGCATTTTATGTGGAAAACGGGGAAGATATTGAGTTCAATCAATGCAAACAAAAAACAAGCTCTGAAGGTTCGATGATTGAATTGAAGAATGTAACTTGTAAATAA
- a CDS encoding TerC family protein, producing MEFLTALLSIIVIDLVLAGDNAILIGLAARNLPKQQQKKVILWGSVGAIIIRIVATLAVVWLLEIPGLHLVGGLLLVYIAYKLLVDNDDHGDVKAGDSFWAALRTVIIADALMGLDNVLAVAGASHGNMLLVVLGLLISVPVVMWGSTLILKWIDRFPIIVTIGAGILAWTASKMIVGEHFLSGIFENGFVKYGFEIFVIAAVIITAKYVQSKTAKNQEETALLKTGTH from the coding sequence ATGGAATTTCTCACTGCACTTTTATCTATTATTGTGATTGATTTAGTTTTAGCCGGAGATAATGCCATTTTAATCGGGTTAGCGGCAAGAAACTTGCCAAAACAACAACAGAAAAAAGTTATTTTATGGGGTTCAGTAGGAGCAATTATTATTCGTATCGTGGCAACCTTAGCTGTTGTTTGGTTATTGGAAATCCCGGGTCTTCACCTTGTCGGCGGACTATTATTAGTCTATATTGCTTACAAATTGCTCGTTGATAATGATGACCATGGCGATGTAAAAGCCGGGGATAGCTTCTGGGCAGCACTCCGAACAGTTATTATTGCCGATGCTTTAATGGGACTTGATAATGTCTTAGCAGTAGCCGGTGCATCTCACGGAAATATGCTATTAGTTGTTTTAGGTCTATTAATCTCTGTGCCTGTCGTTATGTGGGGGAGTACATTAATTCTAAAATGGATTGATCGTTTCCCGATTATCGTAACAATCGGAGCAGGTATACTTGCTTGGACTGCTTCAAAAATGATTGTAGGCGAGCACTTCTTAAGTGGTATATTTGAAAATGGTTTTGTGAAATATGGATTTGAAATCTTCGTCATTGCAGCAGTTATTATAACAGCTAAATATGTACAATCTAAAACGGCAAAAAATCAAGAAGAAACAGCTCTTTTAAAAACCGGAACACATTAA
- a CDS encoding YesL family protein → MDKMAERLNDICIRILQLVYLNILWIAFTMLGFVLVGIGPATLALLTVMRQWIRGNSDVPIFRTFWQTYRSSFKEASVMGMIYLVIGWILYVDLLYVQSFYLRALVIFVCFIYVVSLCYVFPIMAHYDWKSTVLKIKFSVIFGISYLQYTLILLLALAFIYLVLFMYSGALIFFGVSIGNYIIMWMANQVFIKIENQAVLQESESQT, encoded by the coding sequence TCGCATTTTGCAGCTGGTATATCTCAATATCCTATGGATTGCTTTCACGATGCTGGGTTTTGTTTTAGTAGGAATCGGTCCTGCCACATTGGCACTGTTAACAGTCATGAGGCAGTGGATTCGAGGAAATAGTGATGTCCCAATTTTTCGGACATTCTGGCAAACGTATCGTTCTTCCTTTAAAGAAGCGTCTGTCATGGGCATGATTTATCTTGTTATTGGCTGGATTTTATATGTTGATCTTTTGTATGTTCAATCTTTTTACTTACGAGCTTTAGTGATCTTTGTATGTTTTATCTATGTTGTTTCTCTTTGTTATGTGTTTCCCATTATGGCCCACTATGATTGGAAAAGCACTGTTCTAAAAATCAAGTTCTCCGTCATATTTGGGATTTCATATTTACAATATACATTGATTTTGCTTTTGGCATTAGCCTTCATTTATTTGGTTCTCTTTATGTACTCAGGTGCACTTATCTTCTTTGGGGTTAGTATTGGGAATTACATTATTATGTGGATGGCAAATCAAGTGTTTATAAAAATTGAAAACCAGGCAGTGCTGCAGGAAAGTGAGAGCCAAACATAA
- a CDS encoding BlaI/MecI/CopY family transcriptional regulator — protein MNINNFRFDQVGLNRFFGPLEAKIMDILWEGSEKSIKQVQQQLEKEKSINFNTVMTVMNRLVEKGILQKRIEGRTSLFIPVKTKAEFIEEQSKKLTDNLLDEFGGLVVNHMLDSLTEVDQQLLTRLEEKIDQLKKGKKQ, from the coding sequence ATGAATATTAATAATTTCCGATTCGATCAAGTGGGATTAAATCGTTTTTTTGGACCTTTAGAAGCTAAAATTATGGATATTCTTTGGGAAGGCTCTGAGAAAAGCATAAAGCAAGTGCAACAGCAGCTTGAGAAAGAGAAATCAATTAATTTTAATACCGTCATGACGGTAATGAACCGTCTTGTGGAAAAGGGAATTCTTCAAAAAAGAATAGAAGGACGAACCTCCCTTTTTATCCCGGTTAAAACAAAAGCGGAATTTATTGAAGAGCAATCAAAAAAGTTAACAGATAATTTATTAGATGAGTTCGGTGGTTTAGTTGTAAATCATATGCTGGACTCCCTAACAGAAGTAGATCAACAATTGCTAACTCGACTAGAAGAAAAAATTGATCAACTAAAGAAAGGGAAGAAACAATGA
- a CDS encoding glycoside hydrolase family 43 protein — MEKKSMIKNPILTGFNPDPCIIRVEENYYIVTSTFEWYPGVLVYHSRDLQNWQHLTNILSKNTNFTGNPDSGSIWAPALSHHEGVFYLVYTDVKRSKYPFKDAHNYLVTATDIMGPWSEPVFLNSGSFDPSLFHDEDGRKWFLNVEWDYRIDGRNKSAGIVMQEYSSDDEKLIGPIYKIFNGTDLRKTEAPHIYKQNGYYYLLTAEGGTGTTHAVTVARSKELTGPYEVDPLNPMLTSAHDENLPLQKAGHGSLVRTQTGEWFMAHLCSRPVKGKYSILGRETAIQRVEWTDDGWLRLENGGNEAQVDVIAPNLPQHPFPSDQNEYDDFQHESLHKTWNTLRKAPDESWCSLTERKGCLRVKGGESIHSLNDQHLIARRQQHFSCEVETEMEFEPETFLQMAGLVLYYNTDNYVYLYLSHDEEKGKCLNIMRCVWGEFEQLNLWISMNENNSIKLKAEINEDEAIFFYKTDGTSWDKIDVPISIAHLSDEGNGFTGNFVGICVQDLLGTNKHADFHYFRYQGKQEGEE; from the coding sequence ATGGAGAAAAAGTCGATGATAAAAAATCCAATTCTAACAGGATTTAATCCCGATCCTTGTATTATTCGGGTGGAGGAGAACTACTATATTGTGACCTCAACTTTTGAATGGTATCCGGGTGTACTAGTCTATCATTCTAGAGATCTACAAAACTGGCAGCATCTAACAAATATTTTGAGTAAAAACACAAACTTTACCGGTAATCCAGATTCAGGCAGCATCTGGGCACCTGCCTTAAGTCATCATGAAGGTGTATTTTATTTGGTTTACACAGATGTAAAAAGAAGCAAGTACCCCTTTAAGGATGCTCATAATTACTTGGTTACAGCAACAGATATCATGGGGCCTTGGTCAGAGCCTGTCTTTTTAAACAGTGGAAGCTTTGATCCCTCACTTTTCCATGATGAGGATGGACGAAAGTGGTTTTTAAATGTTGAGTGGGATTATCGAATTGATGGGAGAAATAAATCTGCAGGAATTGTGATGCAGGAGTATTCTTCAGATGATGAAAAGTTAATCGGTCCAATCTATAAAATATTTAATGGAACAGATTTAAGAAAAACAGAAGCTCCTCATATTTATAAACAGAATGGTTACTATTATTTACTTACTGCAGAAGGTGGTACAGGTACAACTCATGCTGTTACTGTTGCAAGATCCAAGGAACTTACAGGTCCTTATGAAGTAGATCCGTTAAATCCGATGCTAACCTCTGCTCATGACGAAAATCTGCCGTTGCAAAAGGCAGGACATGGAAGCTTAGTTCGTACACAAACAGGAGAATGGTTTATGGCTCATCTATGCAGCAGACCTGTAAAAGGGAAATACTCCATTTTAGGTCGGGAAACAGCTATTCAGCGTGTGGAATGGACAGATGATGGTTGGCTTAGACTTGAGAACGGAGGAAATGAAGCACAAGTAGACGTCATCGCACCTAATCTGCCACAACATCCTTTCCCATCTGATCAAAACGAATATGATGATTTTCAACATGAATCATTACATAAAACCTGGAACACCCTTCGCAAAGCTCCTGATGAATCTTGGTGCTCATTAACAGAACGTAAAGGCTGCTTGCGTGTAAAGGGAGGAGAATCCATTCACTCATTGAATGACCAGCATCTAATTGCAAGAAGACAGCAGCATTTTTCCTGTGAAGTGGAAACAGAAATGGAATTTGAACCAGAAACATTTTTACAGATGGCAGGTTTAGTTCTTTATTACAATACGGACAATTATGTCTATCTCTATCTTTCGCATGATGAAGAAAAAGGAAAATGTCTTAATATCATGAGATGTGTTTGGGGTGAGTTTGAGCAATTGAATCTATGGATTTCTATGAATGAGAATAACAGCATCAAGCTCAAAGCTGAAATAAACGAGGACGAAGCAATTTTCTTTTATAAAACGGATGGTACTAGTTGGGACAAAATTGATGTTCCAATCAGTATTGCCCACCTTTCTGATGAGGGGAACGGATTTACAGGAAATTTTGTTGGAATATGTGTACAGGATCTTCTCGGAACAAACAAACATGCTGATTTTCATTACTTTCGTTATCAAGGAAAACAAGAGGGGGAGGAATGA
- a CDS encoding glycoside hydrolase family 88/105 protein, which produces METKTLNWSQKMIDSVMVRRPLLCEGVQNDKWSYDYGVVLKGTELVWRKTGEHKYFDYMKTNMDAFVNDEGEIREYDINLFNIDHINNGKVLLTLYKETGEEKYKKAVDLLRKQLQLHPRTSEGVFWHKKVYPHQIWLDGLYMGSPFYAEYVKEFGLEREFDDITKQFLLCAKNTKDHETGLLFHAFDEKKIQPWCNPETGHSKNFWGRSMGWFVMGLVDTLTFIPENHKDRDSLLTLLTDVLLALKNVQDKESGVWYQVLDMGERKGNYLEASASCMMLYAIAKGVRLGFLNKEWRQVAHQVYEGIINEFITVTSEGLVNLNKNCQVAGLGGPDRRDGTFEYYISEPIITNDLKGIGAFILAAAEMESVQ; this is translated from the coding sequence ATGGAAACAAAAACACTGAATTGGTCACAAAAAATGATTGACTCTGTAATGGTTCGAAGACCGCTTTTGTGTGAGGGTGTTCAAAATGATAAATGGTCATATGATTATGGGGTTGTATTAAAGGGAACAGAGCTTGTCTGGCGAAAAACCGGTGAGCATAAGTATTTTGATTATATGAAAACAAACATGGATGCGTTTGTAAATGATGAAGGGGAAATCCGTGAATATGACATTAACTTATTCAATATTGATCATATAAACAATGGAAAGGTTTTGCTTACTTTATACAAGGAAACGGGAGAAGAAAAATATAAGAAAGCTGTAGACCTTTTAAGAAAACAGCTGCAATTACATCCGCGTACATCAGAAGGAGTATTTTGGCATAAAAAAGTATATCCTCATCAAATTTGGCTTGATGGTCTGTACATGGGGTCACCGTTTTATGCGGAGTATGTAAAAGAGTTTGGACTAGAGAGAGAATTTGATGATATAACAAAACAATTTTTATTATGTGCAAAAAATACAAAAGATCATGAAACAGGCCTTCTTTTTCACGCATTTGACGAGAAAAAAATACAACCATGGTGCAATCCCGAAACCGGGCATTCAAAGAATTTCTGGGGAAGATCAATGGGGTGGTTTGTGATGGGATTAGTCGATACGCTCACATTCATTCCAGAAAATCATAAAGACCGTGATTCTTTATTGACATTACTAACAGATGTTTTACTTGCTTTGAAAAATGTGCAAGACAAAGAATCAGGAGTTTGGTACCAGGTCCTTGATATGGGAGAACGAAAGGGAAATTATCTTGAAGCATCGGCTTCATGTATGATGTTATATGCTATTGCAAAGGGTGTAAGATTAGGGTTTCTAAACAAGGAATGGAGACAGGTAGCCCACCAGGTTTATGAGGGGATCATAAACGAATTTATTACAGTGACAAGTGAAGGCTTGGTAAATTTAAATAAAAATTGCCAGGTAGCAGGATTAGGTGGGCCTGATAGACGAGACGGAACATTTGAATATTATATTAGCGAACCGATTATCACAAATGATTTGAAAGGTATAGGGGCTTTTATTCTAGCAGCGGCAGAAATGGAAAGTGTTCAATAG